The Prevotella sp. E9-3 genome has a window encoding:
- a CDS encoding outer membrane protein assembly factor BamD encodes MKIRLVLVGFMAMLLSGCAGEFNKVFKSSDYDYRYEYAKQCFALGKYSRAENLLIDMISLKKGTDEAQESLYMLAMSQYMNSDYEAASETFRKFFTTYPKSPYAERASFYVGQSLYRGAPEPRLDQTPTIGAINAYQQFLDFFPNSKLRPEAQDRLLELQDKLVQKELLSAQLYYNLGGYFGNVNSNTESNYISSIITAQNALKTYPYSKWREDFALLIMKSKFQLAENSSADKRLERYRDAEDECYGFLNEYPDSENKSIAEKYISKCKKVIGD; translated from the coding sequence ATGAAAATAAGACTTGTTCTCGTAGGTTTTATGGCTATGCTACTTAGTGGCTGCGCTGGCGAATTCAATAAAGTTTTTAAGTCTTCCGACTATGATTATCGCTATGAATATGCCAAGCAGTGCTTTGCCTTAGGAAAGTATAGTCGTGCTGAGAATCTTCTGATAGATATGATTAGCCTGAAGAAAGGCACCGACGAAGCTCAGGAATCTCTCTATATGCTGGCAATGTCGCAGTATATGAATTCAGACTATGAAGCTGCTTCTGAAACTTTCCGGAAGTTCTTTACCACTTATCCCAAGAGTCCTTATGCCGAGCGGGCTTCGTTCTATGTAGGACAGTCTCTTTATCGCGGAGCTCCAGAACCACGTCTTGACCAGACTCCTACAATTGGAGCCATCAACGCTTATCAGCAGTTTCTGGACTTTTTTCCTAATTCAAAACTGCGCCCAGAAGCTCAGGATCGCCTTTTAGAGTTGCAGGACAAATTGGTTCAGAAGGAATTGCTGTCTGCCCAGTTGTACTATAATCTTGGCGGATATTTCGGAAATGTGAATTCAAATACGGAGAGTAATTATATTTCCAGTATTATCACGGCTCAGAATGCACTGAAAACATATCCTTATTCCAAGTGGCGTGAGGATTTTGCACTTCTGATAATGAAAAGTAAGTTTCAGTTGGCCGAAAACTCATCAGCCGATAAACGACTTGAGCGCTATCGCGATGCAGAGGATGAGTGCTACGGCTTTTTGAACGAATATCCCGATTCCGAAAACAAGAGCATTGCCGAAAAGTATATTTCTAAATGCAAGAAGGTAATTGGTGATTGA
- a CDS encoding DNA-directed RNA polymerase subunit omega: MDYKKSKAPVNTVTHNIMDLCEETGNIYESVAIIAKRANQISVQIKEDLSKKLAEFASYNDTLEEVFENREQIEISRYYEKLPKPTLLATQEFIEHKIYYRDPMRDSQTPSEA, from the coding sequence ATGGATTACAAAAAATCAAAAGCTCCGGTAAACACTGTTACTCACAACATTATGGACCTGTGTGAAGAAACAGGAAACATCTATGAAAGTGTTGCTATCATTGCAAAGCGTGCAAATCAGATTTCTGTACAGATTAAAGAAGATCTGTCTAAGAAACTGGCCGAGTTTGCATCTTACAACGATACTTTGGAAGAGGTGTTCGAGAATCGTGAGCAGATTGAAATTTCACGCTATTACGAAAAGCTCCCCAAGCCAACATTGTTAGCTACTCAGGAGTTTATTGAGCACAAGATTTACTATCGCGACCCCATGCGCGATTCGCAAACTCCTTCTGAGGCATAA
- a CDS encoding DUF4293 domain-containing protein, with protein sequence MIQRKQTLFLLAAFVLLVVCMFFQSAMLMGYLCVVALVTVGNIFLYKKRKLQANLCTMAIMLLVFWYILLALLQKENVQEVSLEWPAVLPAVSIFLLFLARKGILADEKLVRSLDRIR encoded by the coding sequence ATGATTCAGCGCAAGCAAACATTATTCCTTCTGGCAGCTTTTGTGCTACTCGTTGTCTGCATGTTCTTCCAGTCGGCTATGCTCATGGGATACCTGTGCGTAGTGGCTCTGGTGACTGTAGGCAATATATTTCTTTACAAGAAGCGCAAACTGCAGGCCAATTTGTGTACCATGGCCATTATGCTGTTGGTGTTTTGGTACATTCTCCTTGCTCTGTTGCAGAAAGAGAATGTCCAAGAGGTTTCACTTGAATGGCCTGCTGTGCTTCCGGCTGTAAGCATCTTCCTTCTGTTCCTGGCTCGAAAAGGCATATTGGCTGACGAGAAGCTGGTACGCTCGCTTGACAGAATCAGATAA